Proteins encoded within one genomic window of Cucumis sativus cultivar 9930 chromosome 3, Cucumber_9930_V3, whole genome shotgun sequence:
- the LOC101221917 gene encoding reticulon-like protein B11 gives MVGSNSSRRISVHQALGGGHVADVLLWKKWCGGVVMLTSATALWYLFERAGYNFLSFVANVLLLLVIILFFWAKSASLLNRPLPPLPDLEISEESVSMVANELRFCINFALSIARDIAIGRNLKLFLQVALALWIVSFIGSFFNFLTLVYIGVLLSLSAPIVYDKYQDHIDEKLCVTHRYAQMQYRKLDENVLRKIPLPLNKEKKMQ, from the exons ATGGTAGGATCTAATTCTTCTCGTCGCATTTCTGTTCATCAAGCCCTTGGCGGTGGTCATG TGGCTGATGTGCTGTTATGGAAGAAATGGTGTGGTGGGGTTGTGATGCTAACGTCTGCAACTGCTTTGTGGTACCTGTTTGAAAGAGCCGGTTACAACTTCTTATCTTTTGTTGCCAATGTTCTATTGCTTCTTgtcatcattctttttttctggGCCAAATCTGCTTCCCTTCTCAATAG ACCTCTACCTCCGCTTCCTGATCTGGAAATTTCTGAGGAATCTGTTTCAATGGTTGCCAATGAACTGcgattttgtatcaattttgCACTTTCTATAGCACGCGATATTGCAATAGGCAGAAACCTTAAGCTCTTTCTTCAG GTTGCTCTTGCACTATGGATTGTGTCATTCATTGGCagtttcttcaattttcttacaCTGGTTTATATTG GGGTCCTTCTCAGTCTTTCAGCTCCTATAGTGTATGACAAATACCAAGATCACATCGATGAAAAGTTGTGTGTAACACATAGATATGCACAGATGCAATACAGGAAGCTTGATGAGAATGTTTTAAGGAAGATTCCATTGCCCTTAAataaggagaagaagatgcaATAG
- the LOC101203801 gene encoding probable LRR receptor-like serine/threonine-protein kinase At4g37250 — MIHTNKPCLFLALFSTFTFFFPSFALNTDATLLISLKRSILGDPLSVFANWNVYDDTPCSWLGVTCTDLRGYGGGWSDFLRVTALSLPNSQLLGSIPDELGRIEHLRLLDLSGNFFNGSLPFTIFNASELRILSLSNNVISGELPIDIGGLKSLQVLNLSDNALAGKVPQNLTALKNLTVVSLRSNYFTGEIPRNFSSVEVLDLSSNLFNGSLPAYFGGEKLRYLNFSYNKISSSIPLEFAKRIPVNVTMDLSFNNLTGAIPQSIALLSQKAEVFAGNEDLCGKPLKHLCSIPSSLTTPPNVSETSSSSPAIAAIPKTIGSVPATQSPRGPNDTQTSQPQNTMKPITIVAITVGDLAGIAILAAVILYIYHYRKHKTPSFKTAKSTDKKRPIDSEKNPQTNQKKPSSSVLFCLANKGEETSEATSSSDGEEQREKPGMTQDRENRDNKKNGVLVTVDGETELELETLLKASAYIVGASGGSIVYKAVLEDGTALAVRRIGDVSVERLRDFESQVRGIAKIRHQNLVKIRGLFWGEDEKLIIYDYVSNGCLSTSLHRKPSSSSSSQSHLSFEVRLKIARGIARGLAFIHDKKHVHGNLKPSNILLNAEMEPLIADLGLDKLLSGRSKIAIASSSARNLGSHRSTPNRENQDGSGVGSPSVSLGSAYQAPESLKNVKSSPKWDVYSFGVILVELVSGKIGTEREFGSGEEEGRIKKMVDLAIRGEVEGKEEAVMGIFRLGFSCVNLVPQKRPTMKEALQVLDKIASSIT, encoded by the exons ATGATTCACACCAACAAACCATGCCTCTTTCTTGCTCTCTTTTccactttcactttctttttcccttcttttgcTCTCAACACCGATGCCACTCTCTTGATTTCTCTCAAACGCTCCATTCTCGGCGATCCCTTGTCTGTTTTCGCTAATTGGAATGTCTATGACGATACCCCTTGTTCCTGGCTTGGAGTTACCTGCACCGACCTTCGAGGCTATGGCGGCGGATGGTCAGATTTCCTCAGAGTCACTGCTCTCTCCCTCCCCAACAGTCAACTTCTGGGTTCCATTCCTGATGAGCTTGGAAGGATCGAACACCTTCGTCTTCTTGATCTTTCTGGTAATTTCTTTAATGGGTCTCTTccctttactatttttaatgCTTCAGAGCTTCGGattctttctctttccaaCAATGTTATTTCCGGCGAGTTGCCGATCGACATTGGGGGTTTGAAGAGTCTTCAGGTTTTGAATCTCTCTGATAATGCGTTGGCTGGGAAAGTGCCACAAAATCTTACTGCTCTGAAGAATCTTACTGTCGTTTCTCTGAGGAGTAATTACTTTACCGGAGAGATTCCGAGGAACTTTAGTTCCGTTGAGGTTTTGGATCTGTCTTCGAATCTGTTTAATGGGTCTCTGCCGGCGTATTTTGGTGGGGAGAAACTCCGGTATTTGAACTTCTCttacaataaaatttcaagttcTATTCCGTTGGAATTCGCTAAGAGGATTCCAGTGAATGTGACTATggatctttcttttaataatctCACCGGAGCGATTCCTCAGTCGATTGCTCTGCTCAGCCAGAAAGCAGAGGTGTTCGCCGGAAATGAAGATCTCTGTGGGAAGCCATTGAAACATCTCTGTTCAATTCCTTCTTCACTCACAACTCCCCCCAATGTTTCTGaaacttcatcttcttctccagCCATCGCCGCCATACCCAAAACAATAGGCTCTGTTCCGGCAACACAGTCCCCCAGAGGTCCAAACGATACACAAACTTCTCAGCCACAAAACACCATGAAACCCATCACAATAGTTGCAATAACCGTCGGAGACCTCGCCGGGATCGCCATTCTCGCCGCAGTGATTCTCTACATCTACCATTACCGGAAACATAAAACCCCCAGTTTCAAAACCGCAAAATCCACCGACAAGAAACGGCCGATTGACTCAGAAAAAAACCCTCAAACTAATCAGAAAAAACCCTCATCATCAGTGTTGTTTTGTTTAGCCAACAAAGGAGAAGAGACATCAGAGGCGACGAGTTCTTCAGACGGCGAAGAACAGAGAGAGAAACCCGGAATGACCCAGGACAGAGAGAATAGAGACAATAAGAAGAACGGAGTACTAGTGACAGTGGACGGAGAAACAGAGCTGGAATTGGAAACTCTGTTAAAGGCATCGGCGTATATAGTTGGAGCAAGCGGGGGGAGCATCGTGTACAAGGCGGTGCTGGAGGACGGGACGGCGTTGGCGGTGAGAAGAATCGGCGACGTGAGCGTGGAGAGATTGAGGGATTTTGAGAGCCAAGTGAGAGGGATTGCTAAGATTCGACATCAAAATTTGGTGAAAATTCGAGGGTTGTTTTGGGGAGAAGATGAGAAGCTCATCATCTATGATTATGTCTCAAATGGCTGCCTTTCAACTTCCCTTCACA gaaAACCGAGTTCATCGTCTTCTTCCCAGAGCCACCTATCGTTTGAAGTCCGATTAAAAATTGCCAGAGGAATAGCCCGAGGACTTGCCTTCATCCACGACAAGAAGCACGTCCATGGCAACCTCAAGCCTTCCAACATCCTCTTAAACGCCGAAATGGAGCCCTTAATCGCCGATCTCGGCCTTGACAAGCTCCTCTCCGGAAGGTCCAAGATCGCAATCGCCTCCAGTTCTGCACGGAACTTGGGCAGCCACAGATCCACCCCGAATCGCGAGAACCAAGACGGGAGCGGCGTTGGAAGCCCGTCGGTGAGCCTGGGATCAGCGTACCAGGCGCCGGAATCGCTGAAGAATGTGAAATCGAGTCCTAAATGGGACGTGTACTCGTTCGGAGTGATTCTAGTGGAGCTTGTGAGTGGGAAGATTGGGACGGAGAGAGAATTTGGGAGTGGTGAAGAGGAAGGGAGGATTAAGAAGATGGTGGATTTGGCGATCAGAGGGGAAGTGGAAGGGAAAGAAGAAGCGGTAATGGGGATATTTAGATTAGGGTTTAGTTGTGTTAATTTGGTGCCTCAAAAGAGACCCACCATGAAAGAGGCTCTCCAAGTTCTTGACAAAATTGCTTCTTCTATCACCTAA
- the LOC101222157 gene encoding PRKR-interacting protein 1: MSTGKLKDGERRLVIPMPPKPKPDTQLATAESNALVEYTPPVKEEDEDLEVKLRRIIDNVPVRVSNTSGSSAGSGSGDFHQYRQMRRKEQDRLARMDVDYQKKKEIAEFNMRREERMKAAEERTSKKRLKRQKKKQRRKEKRSKLNSGEDENQKDESSDDEGDTDKGEDEAT, encoded by the exons ATGTCAACCGGCAAGCTTAAGGACGGGGAACGTCGGCTGGTGATTCCGATGCCTCCCAAACCCAAACCTGACACGCAGTTGGCCACGGCTGAGTCTAACGCGCTTGTCGAATATACGCCGCCGGTGAAGGAGGAGGATGAGGATTTGGAGGTCAAGCTACGGAGAATCATAGATAATGTTCCTGTTCGTGTCAGCAACACGTCTGGCAGCTCTGCTGGTTCTGGTTCCGGTGATTTTCACCAG TATAGGCAAATGAGGCGAAAAGAGCAAGACAGACTTGCTAGAATGGACGTTGATTatcagaaaaagaaagaaatagccGAATTCAATATGAGAAGGGAAGAGAGAATGAAAGCTGCTGAGGAGCGTACATCAAAGAAGCGCTTAAAACGccaaaagaagaagcaaagaagaaaagaaaagaggagcAAATTGAATTCGGGTGAAGATGAGAATCAGAAAGATGAGTCCTCTGATGATGAAGGGGATACGGATAAGGGTGAGGATGAAGCAACATGA